The DNA segment CCCGAGACCGGGCGATTCGATCCAGAGCCTCCTGCAATGGAGCTTCCGGTTCTGAATCCATCGGGAACCCCTTTCGCTCTTCCATCATCACGATCTCCCTTGGGGATCATTCCGTTAGCCAGCGTCGCAGGCGCTGCCGGGCCTCGTGGAGATGGCGCTTGACGGTGCCGACGGCGCAGCCCAGGGCTGCGGCCAGCTCCTCCTCGCGCATCCCCTCGTAGTAGCGGAGGACCACCAGCGTCCGCTGGGTCGGCGAGAGGCGTGCCAGGGCACGGGCCAGCTGCGCCAGGGCCTCCGAGCTGTCCAGCTGCTCCGCCGGGTCCGCATGCGGGTCCGGGTCGTTCCCCTCCACCGAATCGGCTTCCATCGGGGTCTCTCGGCCCTCCCGACGGGCCAGGCGCAGGGCTTCGTGCACCACCAGCTGGCGGAACCAGGGCCAGAACGGGGCATTCGGGCGGAAGGATCGCCGATGCCGCCAGGCCCGCACGAACGCCTCCTGAACGGCGTCCTCCGCCTGCATGGGATCCGGCAGGATCAGGGCGGCGATCCGCAGGGCCCGCTGCTGATAGCGGCGCACCAAGGCGGCCATCCCCTCTGGATCCCCCGCCCGCCACCGCGCGATCGCCTCTCCCTCTTCCATCCCGTCGAACCCTGGACTAAGGCTGCGCATACAGCGAGGAAGCCCGATCGTTCCAGTTGAACTCCCGCAGATCCGGTGCCGTCCAACCTCGGGGAATCGCCAGGTAATTGCCTTGGAAGTTTATATGTTCCCACATAACCAGCTGGGAGATCCCAGTAGCCGCTTGGGCGGAGGAGATGCAGTCGTTCCAGTTTCCCGCACAAGGGCCGGGAACTTGACGCAAATCGGATAACGCCCCACCGGCGTTCACCCCCAGCTCCCACCCCTGGCAGTGGATATGTTCCCAGTTCCGACTCCAGAAGGGATCCGGCGGCGGACAAAGTTGTTGAGGCCCGAGGCTGCCGGAAGGCGGGGCTTCATCCGCCGGCTCCACACGAACCACGTTCCCTTCGATCCACACCCGCAACGGACGAACCGGTGGCGGGTAGGCGATCGGTGGATTCCCCCATTCCTCTTGCAGGAAGCGATCGCAGGCCTCTTTTGTGGAGAAGGCATGGAGCGCTCCATTTCGAGAGAAGGTGAAACAGAGATGGATACCCCACCGATTGAGAGTGGCCTGGATCCGGTTGAATTCTTCCGGCTCGTAGCGCAGGCCGTCCAGGATCACCGGGACCTGCACGCCTTCGGTCTGGGTGAGGGGCTCGGCCATCACCCCAGGACGGCCCGGGGTGTCCGGGGTTGCGGGGGCCGGTCCCTGGGGATCCCCATCGGGGGGTGGGGCGGCTCCCATCAGGCCCAGGAGGGCCAGGGCGAAGAGGATAGGAACCCACCGGAATCGAAGGCCTCGCATTGCCGCACCTCCCGTTGAAGGTTTTTCCACCCGATATACCCGAGGTGAGGGGCGGGAGGTTGGGGGGAGGGGAGGCGGTGGGAATCCTGGGTGGATGGAGGGTGTGAAAAGGGGGGCGGGCCGCACGGAGGCCCACCCCCGGCGCCTGGAGCCATCGGCGGAGCGCACCCCCTTGAATCGTATCTCTCAACTCTGTGAGAAGATGATGGATTCCTCCGACCAGAACCATCGCGATCTGAAGCTAAGGATCGGCCACCTGGATGGCGATCCGTGGGGAGCCAAACACAAACGGCGCTCGAACCTCCTTGTTCCGAATTGAGCGATACGGATCAAACACATACACCACCTGCATCTGGTAAATCCCGGGGATTGCGGGAAGCTGGATCTCCCCTTCCAGAATGATCTCCGTGTCCGGTTCCAGACGGGCGACGATCACCTCCTCTCCCCGGAAGGGGATTTGCCGGTAATTCCAAAAGAATAGCATGGCATAGTCGGCTCCCTTCTCCCCCTTCAGGTTCGATGCCCAGACCGCCAGTGGAAGCGAGCGCCCTGCCTTCCCCTGGACCACGGTCAGCTGGCTTCCGGGTCGTGAGGGATGATCCCAAGGACCGCGCGGA comes from the Thermoflexus hugenholtzii JAD2 genome and includes:
- a CDS encoding RNA polymerase sigma factor; translation: MEEGEAIARWRAGDPEGMAALVRRYQQRALRIAALILPDPMQAEDAVQEAFVRAWRHRRSFRPNAPFWPWFRQLVVHEALRLARREGRETPMEADSVEGNDPDPHADPAEQLDSSEALAQLARALARLSPTQRTLVVLRYYEGMREEELAAALGCAVGTVKRHLHEARQRLRRWLTE